In a genomic window of Vigna angularis cultivar LongXiaoDou No.4 chromosome 6, ASM1680809v1, whole genome shotgun sequence:
- the LOC108343217 gene encoding tubby-like F-box protein 8: MSFRSIVRDVRDSFGSLSRRSFDVRLTGHHRGKSQGSVQDLHDQPLVIQNSRWASLPPELLFDIIRRLEESENTWPSRKHVVACAAVCQSWRNMCKEIVKSPEFCGKLTFPVSLKQPGPRDGIIQCFIKRDKSNLTYHLFLCLSPALLVENGKFLLSAKRTRRTTYTEYVISMDADNISRSSNTYIGKLRSNFLGTKFIIYDTQPPYSSAHICPPGTGKTSRRFYSKKVSPKVPSGSYNIAQVTYELNVLGTRGPRKMHCVMHSIPASALDAGGTVPGKPELLPRSLEDSFRSISFSKSLDRAIEFSSSRFSDIGESILEDDDGKLRPLVLKNKPPRWHEQLQCWCLNFRGRVTVASVKNFQLIAATQPAAGAPTPSQPAPPEHDKIILQFGKVGKDMFTMDYRYPLSAFQAFAICLSSFDTKLACE; this comes from the exons ATGTCATTCCGCAGCATAGTTCGTGATGTGAGGGATAGTTTTGGGAGCTTGTCTAGGCGTAGTTTTGATGTCAGACTTACGGGTCATCATAGAGGAAAATCTCAAGGATCGGTGCAGGATTTACATGATCAACCTCTAGTGATTCAAAATAGCCGCTGGGCGAGTTTACCCCCAGAATTGCTATTTGATATCATTAGACGGCTAGAGGAGAGTGAGAATACATGGCCTTCTCGAAAGCACGTTGTTGCATGTGCTGCAGTTTGCCAGTCTTGGAGGAACATGTGCAAAGAAATTGTTAAGAGCCCTGAGTTCTGTGGCAAGCTTACATTCCCCGTGTCCTTGAAGCAG CCTGGACCACGGGATGGAATCATTCAATGTTTTATCAAAAGAGATAAATCTAATTTAACATACCACCTATTCCTGTGTCTCAGCCCTG CTTTGTTGGTTGAAAATGGGAAATTCCTTCTTTCTGCTAAGAGGACTAGGAGAACAACTTACACTGAGTATGTTATTTCCATGGATGCTGACAACATCTCTAGATCAAGTAACACTTACATCGGAAAGCTGAG ATCAAATTTTCTTGGTACCAAGTTCATTATATATGATACGCAGCCTCCATACTCTTCAGCTCATATATGCCCTCCTGGAACTGGGAAGACGAGCCGCAGATTTTATTCGAAAAAGGTGTCGCCGAAAGTTCCATCTGGTAGTTACAACATAGCTCAGGTAACATATGAATTAAATGTGCTCGGGACTAGAGGCCCCAGAAAGATGCACTGTGTCATGCACTCCATACCAGCTTCAGCACTCGATGCAGGCGGCACCGTTCCCGGCAAGCCGGAGCTTCTTCCCCGTTCCCTCGAGGACTCGTTTCGGAGCATCTCGTTTTCGAAGTCGCTCGACCGAGCCATCGAGTTCAGTAGCTCGCGGTTTTCTGATATTGGGGAATCCATTCTGGAGGACGATGATGGGAAGCTGAGACCCTTGGTTCTGAAAAACAAGCCTCCAAGGTGGCACGAACAGTTACAATGTTGGTGCCTTAATTTTCGCGGCCGAGTAACTGTTGCGTCTGTTAAAAACTTTCAGTTGATTGCTGCCACCCAACCTGCTGCCGGTGCACCTACACCCTCCCAACCGGCTCCACCGGAACATGACAAGATCATTCTTCAGTTTGGCAAAGTTGGGAAAGACATGTTCACGATGGATTATCGGTACCCTTTATCTGCATTCCAAGCTTTTGCAATATGCTTGAGCAGCTTTGACACCAAACTGGCTTGTGAATAA